The Hyphococcus flavus genome contains a region encoding:
- a CDS encoding acetyl/propionyl/methylcrotonyl-CoA carboxylase subunit alpha, with the protein MTRIRKLLIANRGEIACRIMRTAKARGIKCVAVYSEADTNAMHVRLADEAYHIGASEPAQSYLNIDAVVAVAKRSNADAIHPGYGFLSERADFARACVNAGIIFVGPPAGAIAAMGDKAESKRRMIDAGVPCIPGYHGDDQSDATLIGEAEKVGFPVMVKASAGGGGRGMRVVKNKNDLSCAILSARKEAEAAFGSGALLLERAVAGARHVEVQVFADQHGNCVHLGERDCSLQRRNQKVIEEAPSPVISSDKRAEMGAAAVKAAQAVNYVGAGTVEFLYDPARDEFYFLEMNTRLQVEHPVTEFVTGLDLVSLQIDVAEGGKLSFQQTDIVIDGWAIEARLYAEDPAQEFAPHTGKAAILEFPATDALRIDSGIGQGDNVSAYYDPMIAKVIVHGPNRDVARQKLTSALVNTTLLGITHNRDFLISLLEDEGFANGEADTGYIEQNLDRLTKRSTPGGKAAMALVGAALIDRPFSDHLTGWVSRGESSFPLQLLSSSHETIQAEIKLSGSVVTSIVHGAEISIEVFDKSDDVIRYGHNGQVCYARYLKTGEDIEIDVDGAWERYKDLTLAPASDAASGDHIVKAPMAGLITSVRVAKGETVLKGSVLATIEAMKMEHQLIAPRDGVVENVMVKEGDQVAIRAKLITLENKE; encoded by the coding sequence ATGACGCGCATCCGTAAACTTCTTATCGCGAACCGAGGTGAAATCGCATGCCGTATCATGCGCACCGCGAAAGCGAGAGGCATAAAATGCGTCGCTGTTTACTCAGAGGCGGATACGAACGCCATGCATGTCAGGCTAGCCGACGAAGCGTATCACATAGGTGCTTCCGAGCCAGCGCAAAGTTATTTGAATATCGACGCTGTTGTTGCTGTAGCTAAAAGGTCAAACGCTGACGCTATCCATCCCGGGTATGGTTTTCTGTCTGAGCGAGCCGACTTCGCCAGGGCATGCGTTAACGCGGGAATTATTTTTGTTGGCCCGCCTGCTGGGGCTATCGCCGCAATGGGCGATAAAGCCGAGTCTAAACGGCGGATGATTGATGCTGGGGTGCCGTGCATTCCCGGCTATCACGGAGACGACCAGTCTGACGCAACGCTAATCGGAGAGGCGGAGAAAGTCGGTTTTCCAGTCATGGTGAAAGCTTCCGCCGGAGGTGGCGGCCGTGGCATGCGCGTTGTTAAGAACAAAAATGATCTGTCTTGCGCTATCCTGTCTGCCCGAAAAGAGGCGGAAGCGGCGTTTGGTAGTGGTGCCTTGTTGTTGGAGCGTGCTGTCGCAGGCGCAAGACATGTAGAGGTTCAGGTTTTCGCCGATCAGCATGGTAATTGCGTGCACCTGGGAGAGCGGGATTGTTCACTGCAACGGCGCAATCAGAAAGTGATAGAGGAAGCGCCGTCGCCGGTAATCTCGTCCGATAAACGTGCAGAAATGGGAGCTGCAGCAGTGAAAGCCGCTCAAGCCGTGAATTATGTCGGGGCAGGGACAGTTGAATTTCTATATGATCCCGCACGTGATGAATTTTATTTCCTTGAGATGAATACTCGCCTTCAAGTCGAACACCCCGTGACGGAGTTTGTGACAGGTCTGGACCTTGTATCATTGCAAATCGACGTTGCTGAAGGCGGCAAGCTGTCGTTTCAGCAAACTGACATAGTGATTGATGGCTGGGCGATAGAGGCGCGTCTATATGCAGAAGACCCTGCACAGGAATTCGCGCCGCATACAGGGAAGGCTGCTATTCTTGAATTCCCTGCTACTGACGCTCTGCGCATTGATTCGGGAATTGGACAGGGTGATAATGTTTCGGCTTACTATGATCCGATGATCGCAAAAGTGATCGTGCATGGCCCAAATCGCGATGTGGCACGCCAAAAGCTGACATCGGCACTCGTTAACACTACCCTTTTGGGAATTACTCACAACCGTGATTTTCTAATCTCACTACTGGAAGACGAAGGATTTGCTAATGGCGAAGCAGACACAGGCTACATCGAACAAAATCTAGATAGGCTCACGAAACGTTCCACACCTGGCGGTAAGGCCGCTATGGCGTTGGTGGGAGCAGCACTCATCGACCGGCCTTTCAGCGATCATCTTACAGGGTGGGTCTCGCGTGGAGAGTCGAGTTTTCCGCTGCAATTGTTGAGTTCCAGCCATGAAACCATTCAAGCAGAGATAAAGCTCTCGGGTTCAGTGGTAACCTCAATCGTCCACGGCGCCGAAATCAGCATTGAAGTCTTTGACAAGTCAGATGACGTTATTCGGTATGGCCACAATGGACAGGTTTGTTATGCGCGGTACCTCAAGACAGGTGAGGATATCGAGATTGACGTCGATGGAGCATGGGAGCGTTATAAAGACCTGACATTAGCGCCCGCCAGCGATGCTGCAAGCGGTGATCATATTGTGAAGGCGCCGATGGCGGGCTTGATCACAAGTGTAAGAGTCGCGAAAGGTGAAACGGTTTTAAAAGGTTCCGTTCTCGCCACAATTGAAGCCATGAAAATGGAGCACCAACTTATCGCGCCACGTGATGGCGTCGTAGAGAATGTAATGGTGAAAGAAGGCGATCAGGTCGCCATTCGCGCCAAGTTAATTACGCTTGAGAATAAGGAATAG
- a CDS encoding glutathione S-transferase family protein has protein sequence MKLYHCPNARSMRCLWALEELGLHYELITLQFPPRVFDKSYKSINPLGTVPCLIDGDTKMTESAGICEYLGVRYGPTPLAVTPEEPEYGDYLNWLHRSDATLLFPQTLVFRYSALEPEERRQPQVVEDYKKWFLGRWRSVEEVLETRDYLCTERFTMADICVGYALHFANVLGIAEAMTPNVKKWWKRLSERPAFQRASG, from the coding sequence ATGAAACTTTATCACTGCCCAAATGCACGCTCTATGCGCTGTCTATGGGCGCTTGAGGAATTGGGGCTTCACTACGAGTTGATTACGCTTCAATTCCCGCCCCGCGTTTTCGATAAGTCCTATAAATCGATAAACCCGCTCGGCACGGTGCCATGCTTGATCGATGGGGACACTAAGATGACCGAAAGCGCTGGGATCTGCGAGTACTTGGGCGTCAGGTATGGGCCGACACCGCTGGCCGTTACGCCTGAGGAGCCTGAATACGGCGACTACCTCAACTGGCTGCACCGTTCCGATGCGACGTTATTGTTTCCGCAAACGCTAGTATTTCGCTATTCGGCGCTGGAGCCGGAAGAGCGCCGCCAGCCGCAGGTCGTTGAGGATTACAAAAAATGGTTTCTGGGCCGGTGGCGTTCGGTTGAGGAAGTACTGGAGACCAGGGATTATCTCTGTACCGAACGCTTCACTATGGCGGATATCTGTGTCGGGTATGCGTTGCACTTCGCTAATGTACTCGGCATTGCAGAGGCTATGACGCCGAATGTGAAAAAGTGGTGGAAACGCTTATCAGAAAGGCCAGCCTTCCAGCGAGCGTCAGGATAA
- the trxB gene encoding thioredoxin-disulfide reductase, which yields MKKTKLLILGSGPAGLTAAIYAARAGLKPVLVHGLQPGGQMTITTDVENYPGFADVIQGPWLMEQMQKQAEHVGTEFVNDIITDVDVSKRPFRLTGDSGETYSTEALVIATGAQAKWLGLPSEEKFQGFGVSACATCDGFFYRNKDVLVVGGGNTAVEEALYLSGLAKKVILVHRRDELRAEKILQTRLFNKENIDVIWDHQLDEILGDENPLGVTGARLKHAKTGELQEIPVEGVFIAIGHKPSTELFEGKLNMNGHGYIISAPDSTATEIPGVYAAGDVTDDIYRQAVTAAGMGCMAALEAEKFLAGEEATHAAAAE from the coding sequence GTGAAAAAGACGAAATTGTTGATTTTGGGATCCGGCCCAGCGGGACTGACCGCCGCAATCTATGCCGCACGCGCAGGGCTGAAGCCTGTTCTCGTTCACGGGCTGCAACCAGGCGGTCAAATGACGATCACTACTGATGTCGAAAACTATCCTGGTTTTGCGGATGTCATTCAAGGTCCATGGCTGATGGAGCAAATGCAAAAACAAGCCGAACATGTAGGTACGGAATTTGTAAACGACATCATTACTGATGTGGATGTATCAAAACGTCCCTTCAGGTTGACGGGCGACAGCGGCGAAACCTACTCAACGGAAGCCCTCGTCATTGCAACGGGCGCTCAGGCGAAGTGGCTCGGCCTTCCAAGCGAAGAAAAATTTCAAGGATTTGGCGTCTCGGCATGCGCAACATGCGACGGTTTTTTCTATCGCAACAAAGATGTTTTAGTGGTTGGCGGCGGCAATACCGCCGTTGAAGAGGCGCTTTATCTTTCAGGCCTTGCGAAAAAGGTAATTCTTGTTCACCGCCGTGACGAGCTACGCGCGGAAAAAATCCTACAGACGCGGCTTTTCAATAAAGAGAATATCGACGTCATCTGGGATCACCAGCTCGACGAAATTCTCGGCGATGAAAATCCTCTCGGCGTAACGGGCGCGCGTTTGAAGCACGCCAAAACCGGCGAATTACAGGAGATTCCGGTCGAAGGCGTATTCATTGCAATTGGCCACAAGCCATCCACTGAACTGTTCGAAGGCAAGTTGAACATGAATGGTCACGGCTACATTATTTCCGCGCCAGACTCGACAGCGACGGAAATTCCGGGCGTATACGCCGCCGGTGACGTCACGGACGACATCTATCGTCAGGCTGTAACCGCCGCCGGCATGGGCTGCATGGCGGCATTGGAAGCCGAAAAGTTCCTCGCGGGCGAAGAAGCAACCCACGCCGCCGCCGCGGAATAA
- a CDS encoding TetR/AcrR family transcriptional regulator, whose product MRRRICEGAVSCLSTRGYHGTSIKQVVNAAGVSLGALQHHFPAKDDLVEATAEFLLSRSVKWFQRAKHNIDQDKNAFGDMIRRSWREQFTTDEYGALLEILVAARTNATLRHRIAPKLDSWRRDIEAELRDLLPVNDNNAEALEAILTIGRCMMTGLLVHDGLIGDTKHMRKVIDAWIDLASSAS is encoded by the coding sequence ATGAGGCGGCGCATTTGTGAAGGCGCGGTCTCCTGCCTTTCCACCCGTGGCTATCATGGAACCTCAATAAAACAGGTGGTGAATGCTGCCGGTGTCAGCTTAGGCGCACTACAACACCATTTCCCGGCGAAGGACGATCTTGTCGAAGCGACGGCGGAATTTCTGTTAAGCCGCTCGGTCAAATGGTTTCAACGCGCCAAACACAACATAGATCAGGACAAAAACGCCTTTGGCGATATGATCCGCCGGTCTTGGCGCGAACAGTTTACGACCGACGAATACGGCGCGCTGCTGGAAATTCTTGTCGCTGCACGCACCAATGCAACATTACGCCATCGTATCGCACCAAAACTTGATAGTTGGCGGCGCGACATCGAGGCGGAGTTACGCGATCTCTTGCCGGTGAACGACAACAATGCAGAAGCACTTGAAGCCATCCTTACCATTGGACGATGCATGATGACCGGCCTACTCGTACATGACGGTCTAATCGGCGATACCAAACATATGCGCAAGGTTATTGACGCCTGGATTGACCTCGCCTCAAGCGCATCTTGA
- a CDS encoding enoyl-CoA hydratase/isomerase family protein codes for MERLPELTDILLTRDQSVVFATLNRPKAKNALNTAMVEGLITLCDWLQENRDLRALVLRGSSGAFCAGGDIKEFGKQLMMPEPESDSEDPVANGNRVFGNLLLKLDALPQIFVTVVEGVAFGGANGFISVSDVSIAEENTRFSLSETTLGVPPAQIGPFLVRRVGVYNARRLALTGAHFNATDALRIGHVDRVAHGAADLEAALYETLNAAGRCEPEANAVTKDILNRSANPIDSAQLDLAAKEFAACLRGKGREGAAAFASKTAPVWVETYLAKKEA; via the coding sequence ATGGAAAGATTGCCGGAACTGACCGATATCCTGCTCACGCGCGATCAGTCCGTGGTTTTTGCGACTCTTAATCGACCGAAGGCTAAAAATGCGCTGAACACCGCCATGGTCGAAGGCCTCATCACCCTATGTGACTGGCTGCAGGAAAACCGTGATCTCAGGGCGCTGGTATTGCGTGGTTCGAGCGGCGCCTTCTGCGCGGGCGGTGACATCAAGGAGTTCGGCAAACAGTTGATGATGCCGGAACCTGAATCCGATAGTGAAGATCCGGTTGCAAATGGCAACCGTGTTTTTGGTAATCTTCTGTTGAAGCTTGATGCCTTGCCGCAGATTTTTGTAACTGTGGTTGAAGGGGTCGCATTTGGCGGCGCTAACGGCTTCATCAGTGTTTCGGATGTTTCAATCGCTGAGGAAAATACGCGATTTTCATTATCGGAAACCACGCTCGGCGTGCCGCCTGCGCAGATCGGCCCATTCCTTGTCCGGCGTGTGGGTGTCTACAATGCACGCCGCCTTGCGCTCACCGGTGCGCATTTCAACGCAACTGATGCGTTGCGAATAGGCCATGTTGATCGTGTTGCACACGGTGCGGCCGATCTTGAAGCTGCGCTTTATGAAACACTGAATGCTGCTGGGCGTTGTGAGCCTGAAGCAAACGCCGTGACAAAAGATATACTCAATCGAAGTGCAAATCCTATTGATTCTGCTCAGTTAGATCTTGCGGCGAAAGAATTTGCAGCATGTCTGCGCGGTAAGGGACGGGAAGGCGCTGCGGCGTTCGCCAGCAAAACTGCACCAGTATGGGTCGAAACTTACTTGGCAAAGAAAGAAGCATGA
- a CDS encoding VOC family protein: MSLNTYLTFDGNCGEAFDFYKSVFGGEFMMRSTFAEGPPDMGVSNQYKNRIMHVSLPIGSSMLMGSDTAGEASGPFVQGTNFSISYAPSSKADADEKFLKLSAGGMEIMAMQDVFWGSYFGMCIDKFGIRWMLNMPTGDAA; encoded by the coding sequence ATGAGCCTCAATACTTACCTAACATTTGACGGCAATTGCGGTGAGGCGTTCGACTTTTATAAATCTGTATTCGGCGGCGAATTTATGATGCGCTCCACTTTTGCAGAAGGTCCGCCGGACATGGGCGTCAGTAATCAGTATAAAAATCGCATCATGCATGTTTCATTGCCAATTGGTTCGAGCATGCTGATGGGCTCCGATACGGCGGGAGAAGCGAGCGGCCCATTTGTTCAAGGCACGAATTTTTCAATTTCTTATGCGCCGTCATCAAAAGCGGATGCCGACGAGAAGTTTTTGAAACTATCTGCCGGAGGCATGGAAATCATGGCCATGCAGGATGTGTTCTGGGGTTCTTACTTTGGCATGTGCATCGATAAATTTGGCATCCGCTGGATGCTGAACATGCCGACTGGCGACGCCGCGTAA
- a CDS encoding S41 family peptidase, with amino-acid sequence MLRVLLGVVAAITFFSQATAQHNITAEEARATLMDLAGKLEAGYMDPDIGAAYAAMLRENLGAGAYENLADAKEFAAAVTEDIQAVNSDAHLTLNFAPPREGDAPGAPPPPPSMDAYGETKWINDDVAYSEWLIFLGMPDALDHARKIMTEYQGAKALIIDLRKLPGGGLAELDILASYIFEAPTHLVTMNIREGMGGGMASMFDGLPSMKRQPTTDGIMSWQHWTLSSDDKLGWDDTPVYILTSGKTASAGEHFTLAFKTTGRGTVVGETTAGAGHFGGPARIGKRFTAFIPVGETIDPKTGQGWEGAGIEPDVKIAADDALEKALELIATPL; translated from the coding sequence ATGTTACGGGTTCTATTGGGTGTTGTCGCAGCGATAACGTTTTTCAGCCAAGCTACAGCACAACATAACATCACCGCTGAAGAAGCGCGTGCAACACTGATGGATCTCGCTGGCAAACTGGAAGCGGGTTATATGGACCCGGATATCGGCGCGGCTTATGCGGCAATGTTACGAGAAAACCTTGGCGCGGGAGCGTACGAAAATTTAGCGGATGCAAAAGAATTTGCAGCGGCTGTTACTGAAGATATTCAGGCAGTAAACTCCGATGCACATCTCACATTGAATTTTGCGCCGCCAAGAGAAGGTGATGCGCCTGGCGCTCCACCACCGCCCCCTTCAATGGATGCATACGGTGAAACAAAGTGGATTAACGACGACGTTGCATACTCCGAGTGGCTGATCTTTTTGGGGATGCCGGATGCTCTTGATCATGCGCGAAAAATCATGACCGAATACCAGGGCGCCAAAGCACTAATTATCGATTTGCGGAAGCTGCCCGGCGGTGGGCTGGCGGAGTTGGATATCTTAGCGAGTTATATTTTTGAAGCGCCAACGCATCTCGTCACCATGAATATACGCGAAGGTATGGGCGGGGGCATGGCGAGTATGTTTGACGGATTGCCGTCTATGAAGCGTCAGCCAACAACTGATGGAATAATGAGCTGGCAACACTGGACGCTCTCATCTGATGACAAGCTTGGCTGGGATGACACCCCTGTATATATTTTGACAAGCGGCAAGACTGCTTCCGCTGGCGAGCATTTTACGCTGGCGTTTAAAACCACAGGCAGAGGAACAGTTGTTGGAGAGACAACGGCTGGCGCCGGTCATTTCGGTGGGCCTGCGCGCATAGGAAAGCGGTTTACGGCGTTTATTCCTGTAGGCGAAACCATCGACCCTAAGACAGGCCAAGGTTGGGAAGGCGCGGGTATTGAACCGGATGTGAAAATTGCGGCGGATGATGCGCTCGAAAAAGCACTAGAGCTTATTGCGACTCCGCTCTGA
- a CDS encoding acyl-CoA dehydrogenase family protein: MKLTTEHDQIRSTLKKFIDTEINPYVDEWEDAEIFPAHDVFKGLGDLGMLGVTKPTEYGGMGLDWSYGAVVAETLGHIKCGGVPMAIGVQTDMATPALARFGSDAAKEDFLRPSISGDYVSCLGVSEVGSGSDVASIKTTAKKNGDDYIINGGKMWTTSGTQADWMCLLANTSEGAAHRNKSLICMPLKDESGKHRKGITIARKLKKLGMRSSDTAEFYFENVRVPQRYLIGEEGAGFMYQMLQFQEERLWAALSSLVSLDETIDETTEYARQRKAFGQSILDNQVVHFRLAELKTDVQALRSLTWDAVEKMMQGEDATMLASMAKLKVGRLAREVNDSCLQYWGGMGFMEETNVTRAYRDGRLASIGGGADEVMLSIICKYLGTLPGKSNKA; the protein is encoded by the coding sequence ATGAAACTCACAACAGAACACGATCAGATCCGATCGACGCTAAAAAAATTCATCGACACGGAAATCAATCCGTATGTGGATGAGTGGGAAGATGCAGAGATCTTTCCTGCTCATGATGTATTCAAGGGGCTGGGTGATCTTGGGATGCTTGGCGTCACCAAACCGACAGAATATGGCGGTATGGGGCTAGACTGGTCCTATGGCGCGGTCGTCGCCGAGACCCTCGGTCATATTAAGTGCGGCGGCGTGCCCATGGCCATTGGTGTGCAGACCGACATGGCGACGCCGGCGCTGGCGCGTTTCGGGTCGGACGCGGCAAAAGAAGATTTTCTCCGTCCATCGATTTCGGGCGACTATGTTTCTTGTCTTGGCGTTTCGGAAGTAGGCTCAGGGTCTGACGTCGCTTCCATCAAGACAACCGCCAAGAAAAACGGCGACGATTACATCATTAATGGCGGTAAGATGTGGACGACAAGTGGGACGCAGGCTGACTGGATGTGTCTCCTAGCCAACACAAGCGAGGGTGCGGCGCACCGGAACAAGTCGCTCATCTGCATGCCGCTCAAAGATGAAAGCGGCAAACACCGCAAAGGCATTACAATCGCCCGCAAACTTAAAAAGCTCGGCATGCGTTCTTCTGATACGGCGGAGTTCTATTTTGAAAATGTGCGCGTGCCGCAACGATATCTGATCGGTGAAGAGGGCGCCGGGTTCATGTATCAGATGCTGCAGTTTCAGGAAGAACGTCTTTGGGCTGCTCTATCGAGTCTCGTCAGCCTCGATGAAACCATTGATGAGACAACGGAGTACGCACGCCAGCGAAAGGCGTTCGGCCAATCTATTCTCGATAATCAGGTTGTCCACTTCCGTCTTGCGGAACTTAAAACCGATGTCCAGGCTTTACGATCTCTTACATGGGATGCGGTCGAAAAAATGATGCAAGGTGAGGACGCTACCATGCTGGCATCCATGGCGAAATTGAAAGTCGGCAGGCTTGCGCGCGAAGTAAATGATTCCTGCCTGCAATACTGGGGCGGCATGGGGTTTATGGAAGAAACGAATGTGACGCGTGCCTATCGCGATGGGCGGCTCGCCTCCATTGGCGGCGGAGCGGACGAAGTGATGCTGTCCATCATCTGCAAATATCTTGGCACGCTGCCAGGTAAATCCAATAAGGCGTGA
- a CDS encoding 3-keto-5-aminohexanoate cleavage protein — protein sequence MSEKTIITCALTGVLTNPEQHPVPVTPEQMATEAKRAYDAGATIMHVHYRQQESGKGHLPTWDPAICNEINDAIRASCPDVVINMTTGVVGSSYDYVLEYLRACKPEMAACNAGTLNYLKTRKDGSWAWPPMVFDNPASKVKDHIEVMNECGILPEFECFDIGIVRSVGLYIENGMTDHADYNFVMGVASGMPADPDLLPLLIKYKKESMPWQATVIGRDDVWVVHKRAAELGGNLRTGLEDCFYLPDGEKASSNGPMIDALASFARDAGREVTTALETRAILGL from the coding sequence ATGTCGGAAAAGACGATCATCACATGCGCGCTGACAGGCGTCCTTACCAATCCTGAACAACACCCGGTCCCGGTTACGCCGGAACAGATGGCGACGGAAGCAAAGCGCGCATACGATGCTGGCGCGACGATAATGCACGTTCATTACCGGCAACAGGAATCTGGCAAAGGCCATCTTCCGACATGGGATCCCGCAATTTGCAACGAAATCAATGACGCGATCCGCGCATCATGTCCTGATGTTGTGATTAACATGACGACCGGCGTTGTCGGTTCCAGTTATGATTACGTTTTGGAGTATTTGCGCGCATGTAAACCGGAAATGGCGGCGTGCAATGCCGGTACGCTCAATTATCTGAAGACACGAAAAGATGGTTCGTGGGCGTGGCCGCCCATGGTGTTCGATAATCCAGCATCGAAAGTGAAAGACCATATCGAAGTCATGAATGAATGCGGCATCTTGCCGGAATTTGAATGTTTCGATATCGGCATTGTGCGTTCTGTCGGGCTTTATATTGAAAACGGCATGACAGACCATGCGGACTATAATTTCGTCATGGGGGTGGCGAGCGGCATGCCCGCGGATCCTGACCTTTTGCCATTACTCATCAAGTACAAGAAGGAAAGCATGCCATGGCAGGCGACAGTCATTGGCCGTGATGACGTATGGGTAGTGCATAAGCGTGCGGCGGAACTGGGGGGCAATCTGCGCACCGGCCTTGAGGACTGTTTCTACCTGCCTGACGGCGAAAAAGCGTCCTCAAACGGACCAATGATAGACGCACTCGCGTCATTTGCGCGTGACGCAGGTCGCGAAGTCACGACAGCGTTGGAAACAAGGGCTATACTAGGTCTTTAG
- a CDS encoding acyl-CoA carboxylase subunit beta — protein MPVFDSEIDLRSEAFAQNRADHLKLIEKFRELEAKVAANSARAKTKFEKRGQLLPRERLALILDRGAPFVQLSTLCGYKMHDDDGDKNISGGGGISGVGFISGVRCVISASDSGIKGGAATPMGVHKALRAQALALENKLPFVQLIESAGANLMRQSEMFVPGGRTFANLARLSAAGCPVISVVHGSSTAGGAYQTGLSDYVVAVRGKSKVFLAGPPLLKAATGEIATDEDLGGAEMHYHVSGTAEYMAENDGDGVRIAREIVTKLGWNNAGEEKTFDEPLYDAEELLGVVPIDYRQPYDSREVIARIVDGSDLLGFKDGYGAATLCTHAAIAGHEVGIISNNGPIDANGAAKVAQFIQLMDQAGTPVIFLQNTTGYLVGTDAEQNGIVKHGSKMIQAVTNMRVPKMTLHIGASFGAGNYGMCGRAFDPRFIFAWPNNRIAVMGGEQAAKTMRIVAEEGARKKGEEPNAEFLDGMAKHIVDTYDAESTALFATARLWDDGLIDPRDSRKILAFCLDTVAEAKRRELRPNAFGIGRM, from the coding sequence ATGCCTGTTTTTGACTCTGAAATTGATTTGCGCAGCGAGGCTTTCGCACAGAACCGCGCCGATCATTTGAAACTGATTGAGAAATTCCGCGAGCTGGAAGCAAAAGTTGCCGCAAACTCGGCGCGTGCAAAAACGAAATTCGAAAAGCGCGGGCAATTGTTGCCGCGCGAGCGGCTTGCGCTGATCCTTGATCGAGGTGCGCCTTTTGTTCAGCTCTCCACGCTCTGCGGCTACAAAATGCATGACGATGATGGAGACAAGAATATCTCCGGCGGCGGCGGGATATCTGGCGTAGGTTTCATTTCTGGCGTCCGTTGCGTCATTTCTGCATCCGACAGCGGTATTAAGGGCGGTGCGGCGACGCCCATGGGTGTGCATAAGGCGTTAAGAGCACAGGCGCTGGCGCTCGAAAATAAATTACCCTTTGTGCAGCTTATTGAAAGCGCCGGCGCCAACCTCATGCGCCAGTCGGAAATGTTTGTCCCCGGCGGGCGAACTTTCGCTAACCTTGCGCGACTGTCAGCCGCCGGGTGTCCAGTAATTTCCGTGGTGCACGGATCATCGACGGCTGGCGGCGCCTACCAGACAGGGCTTTCCGATTATGTCGTTGCGGTACGCGGCAAGTCGAAAGTTTTCCTTGCGGGCCCGCCTTTGCTGAAAGCCGCCACCGGCGAGATCGCCACAGATGAAGATCTTGGTGGTGCAGAAATGCACTATCACGTTTCGGGCACTGCCGAATATATGGCGGAAAATGACGGCGATGGCGTCAGGATCGCTCGGGAGATAGTAACCAAGCTCGGCTGGAATAATGCGGGCGAGGAGAAAACCTTCGATGAACCGCTGTATGACGCTGAAGAGTTGTTGGGCGTTGTTCCCATAGATTATCGCCAGCCCTATGACTCGCGCGAAGTGATTGCCCGTATTGTTGATGGCTCGGACTTGCTAGGTTTCAAGGACGGGTATGGTGCGGCGACTTTGTGCACGCATGCGGCGATTGCCGGGCATGAAGTCGGGATTATCTCCAATAACGGTCCGATCGATGCAAATGGAGCGGCAAAGGTCGCGCAGTTCATTCAACTGATGGATCAGGCCGGCACGCCGGTTATTTTTTTACAGAACACCACCGGCTATCTTGTCGGCACGGATGCGGAACAGAATGGCATCGTAAAGCACGGCTCGAAAATGATCCAGGCGGTGACGAACATGCGCGTACCGAAAATGACGTTGCACATCGGAGCTTCGTTCGGGGCAGGGAATTACGGCATGTGCGGGCGCGCTTTCGATCCGCGTTTTATCTTTGCCTGGCCCAACAACCGCATCGCGGTGATGGGCGGCGAACAGGCGGCGAAAACCATGCGGATCGTCGCTGAGGAAGGCGCACGCAAGAAAGGCGAGGAGCCGAACGCTGAGTTTCTCGACGGCATGGCGAAGCATATCGTTGATACATACGACGCGGAATCGACGGCGCTATTTGCCACGGCGCGGCTATGGGACGATGGACTGATCGACCCACGCGACAGTCGAAAGATTCTGGCGTTCTGTCTCGATACGGTCGCGGAGGCGAAGCGACGGGAGTTACGGCCTAACGCCTTCGGCATCGGGCGGATGTAG